A stretch of the Papaver somniferum cultivar HN1 chromosome 6, ASM357369v1, whole genome shotgun sequence genome encodes the following:
- the LOC113288050 gene encoding protein CLMP1-like, which produces MGKSGGKKKKGGSGGNNTNTTTTTATAKPNIPPNPPVSNGGVNIDSSILLKKAHELKEEGNKKFQSKDYVSALEQYDKALRLTPKNHPDRAVFHSNRAACLMQMKPVDYETVISECSLALQIQPRFVRALLRRARAFEGVGKYEMALQDIQIILADTPNHRDALDIVGRLRVALAPRQEAERDLQSRPSPAALGASAVRGAPIAGLGPCLPARPVPKKSTPSTGGTIASANGNSEKTHNGNSHEDGSEIKNQQPKTVLKNAKGSLEEPISYLDKGNVKDKSFSSSLSMPVARGQGLKSIVTQWRLLKLVYDHDIRRAQMPVNCCFRELREVVTKRFPSSKSILIKFKDEDGDLVTITGTSELRLAESIADSTTQKDSGTEKSDSFGLLRLHIVEVSAEQEPLVLDEDEDKPVEDEGVKSDETGSGGSVGDSVIETVDTEISKTEGEDSKEKTGAGDENEGKEIEIDDWLFEFAQLFRTHVGIDPDAHIDLHELGMELCSEALEETVTSEEAQILFDMAASKFQEVAALAFFNWGNVHMCAARKRIPLDEAAPKELMESQLQVAYDWVREKYSLAGGKYEEALRIKPDFYEGLLALGQQHFETAKLHWSFALANKIELKNWDPTETIKLFDSAEEKMKAATEMWEKLEEQRAKELKDPSSSKKDELLKRRKKQGTSADEAATGNDNQGNVSPDEAAEQAAVMRSQIHLFWGNMLFERSQVEFRLGLDGWDKNLDASVERFKLAGASETDISVVMKNHASNADSVEGEEKKDADISIEANGKDEDNQVSAS; this is translated from the coding sequence ATGGGGAAATCAGGAGGAAAGAAAAAGAAGGGAGGTAGTGGTGGAAACAATACTAATACTACTACCACTACTGCTACTGCAAAGCCTAATATTCCTCCAAACCCACCAGTTTCTAATGGTGGTGTTAATATAGATTCATCAATCTTGTTGAAAAAAGCTCATGAACTgaaagaagaaggaaacaagaaatTTCAATCCAAAGATTACGTTTCTGCTCTTGAACAGTATGATAAGGCTCTTCGTTTAACTCCGAAAAACCATCCCGATCGAGCAGTTTTTCATAGTAATAGAGCTGCTTGTTTAATGCAAATGAAACCAGTCGATTATGAAACTGTTATTTCAGAGTGTTCTTTAGCTCTTCAAATTCAACCTaggtttgttagagcacttcttcgtcGAGCTCGTGCATTTGAAGGTGTGGGTAAATATGAAATGGCATTGCAAGATATTCAGATTATATTAGCAGATACCCCTAACCATCGAGATGCATTGGATATTGTTGGGAGGCTAAGGGTTGCACTTGCACCTCGCCAGGAAGCTGAACGAGATCTTCAGAGCCGTCCTTCGCCTGCTGCTCTTGGTGCTTCTGCTGTTCGTGGAGCTCCAATTGCTGGTTTGGGTCCTTGTTTACCTGCCCGACCTGTTCCGAAGAAGTCCACGCCTTCGACAGGAGGTACAATTGCTTCCGCAAATGGTAATTCTGAAAAGACTCATAATGGTAATTCTCATGAAGATGGTTCAGAGATAAAAAATCAGCAACCCAAAACtgttctgaagaatgctaagggCTCGTTAGAAGAGCCTATTTCTTATCTTGACAAGGGTAATGTAAAGGACAAATCTTTTTCATCATCATTGTCGATGCCTGTTGCTCGTGggcagggtttgaaatcaattgTTACTCAATGGAGGCTGTTGAAGCTTGTTTATGATCATGATATTCGTCGTGCACAAATGCCGGTAAATTGCTGTTTTAGGGAGTTGAGAGAGGTGGTAACCAAGAGGTTTCCATCATCAAAGTCAATTCTGATCAAGTTTAAGGATGAGGATGGTGATTTGGTGACCATTACTGGTACTTCTGAGCTTAGATTGGCGGAATCAATTGCTGATAGTACAACACAGAAGGATTCTGGAACAGAGAAAAGTGATTCTTTTGGATTGTTAAGGTTGCATATTGTTGAAGTGAGTGCGGAACAGGAGCCACTTGTGTTAGATGAAGATGAGGATAAGCCGGTGGAGGATGAAGGCGTTAAAAGTGATGAAACTGGCTCTGGAGGTTCAGTAGGTGATTCAGTAATAGAAACTGTGGATACTGAGATCAGTAAAACTGAGGGAGAAGATTCAAAGGAGAAGACTGGTGCAGGGGATGAGAATGAAGGGAAGGAGATAGAAATAGATGATTGGTTATTTGAGTTCGCTCAGCTATTCAGAACTCATGTTGGGATTGACCCAGATGCTCATATTGATCTTCATGAGCTTGGAATGGAGCTCTGTTCTGAGGCTCTCGAGGAGACCGTAACAAGTGAAGAAGCTCAAATTCTCTTTGATATGGCTGCTTCAAAATTTCAGGAAGTTGCTGCCCTGGCGTTCTTCAATTGGGGAAATGTTCACATGTGCGCAGCAAGAAAGCGAATTCCTTTGGATGAGGCTGCACCAAAAGAATTGATGGAGTCCCAGCTTCAAGTAGCCTATGATTGGGTCAGAGAGAAGTATTCTTTGGCTGGGGGGAAATATGAGGAGGCACTTAGGATCAAACCGGACTTTTATGAAGGGTTGCTTGCCTTAGGGCAACAGCATTTTGAAACTGCGAAGCTGCATTGGTCATTTGCTCTTGCAAATAAGATTGAACTGAAAAATTGGGATCCTACAGAGacgattaagctctttgatagtGCTGAGGAAAAGATGAAAGCTGCAACTGAAATGTGGGAGAAGTTGGAGGAGCAAAGGGCTAAAGAACTCAAAGACCCAAGTTCTAGCAAGAAAGATGAATTactgaagagaagaaagaaacagGGAACGTCTGCAGATGAAGCGGCCACAGGAAATGACAATCAGGGCAATGTCTCACCTGATGAAGCTGCAGAACAAGCGGCTGTCATGAGATCTCAGATACATCTCTTCTGGGGAAATATGCTTTTCGAACGTTCTCAAGTTGAGTTCAGGTTAGGTTTAGATGGATGGGACAAGAACCTTGATGCCTCTGTGGAAAGGTTTAAACTTGCTGGAGCTTCTGAAACCGACATTTCTGTGGTCATGAAGAACCATGCCTCAAATGCTGATTCGGTGGAGGGTGAGGAGAAAAAGGATGCCGATATTTCTATTGAAGCGAATGGTAAGGACGAGGATAACCAAGTTTCAGCAAGTTGA